The Populus alba chromosome 6, ASM523922v2, whole genome shotgun sequence genome contains a region encoding:
- the LOC118053175 gene encoding insulin-degrading enzyme-like 1, peroxisomal isoform X2: MEIVKARTDKREYKRIVLPNALQVLLISDPDTDKCAASMNVSVGSFSDPDGLEGLAHFLEHMLFYASEKYPLEDSYSKYIIEHGGSTNAFTASDHTNYHFDVNSDCFEDALDRFAQFFIKPLMSADATIREIKAVDSENQKNLLSDGWRINQLQKHLSEEGHPYHKFSTGNWDTLEVQPKEKGLDTRLELIKLYEENYSANLMNLVIYAKESLDKIQSLVEDKFQEIRNNDKSCFSFPGQPCSSEHLQILVRTVPIKQGHKLRIVWPITPGILHYKEGPCSYLGHLIGHEGEGSLFYVLKTLGWATDLYAGEVDGTTEFSFFTVVINLTDAGHEHMQDVVGLLFKYIHLLQQSGVCKWIFDELAAVCETSFHYQDKTPPSSYVVRIASNMQLYPQKDWLVRSSLPSNFSPSIIQTVLNQLSPDNVRIFWESKKFEGQTAMTEPWYKTAYSVEKITGSMIQEWMLFAPNEDLHLPAPNVFIPTDLSLKDAQEKVKFPVLLRKSSSSSLWYKPDTMFSTPKAYVKIDFNCPFASSSPETEVLTDIFARLLMDDLNDYAYYAQVAGLYYDISKTDSGFQVTVVGYNHKLRILLETVIEKISNFKVKPDRFSVIKEMVTKEYGNLKFQQPYQQAMYYSYLLLQDQTWPWMEELEILPHLQAEDLAKFIPLMLSRAFLECYIAGNIERSEAESMILHIEDVFNEGPDPICQPLFPSQHLTSRVIKLERGVNYLYPIEGLNPDDENSALVHYIQVHRDDFTLNVKLQLFALTAKQPAFHQLRSVEQLGYITVLMQRNDSGIRGVQFIIQSTVKGPGQIDLRVEAFLKMFETKLYEMTNDEFKSNVNALIDMKLEKHKNLREESAFFWREISDGTLKFDRRECEVAALKQLTQQDLIDFFDEHVKVGAPRKRTLSVRVYGKLHSCEYPSDKSQQLPPNAVQIEDIFSFRRSQPLYGSFKGGFGHMKL, encoded by the exons ATGGAGATAGTGAAGGCAAGGACTGATAAGCGAGAATACAAGAGAATTGTTCTTCCAAATGCTCTCCAAGTCCTTCTCATTAGCGATCCCGACACCGATAAG TGTGCGGCTTCTATGAATGTCAGTGTTGGTTCTTTCAGTGATCCTGATGGTCTTGAAGGACTCGCTCATTTTCTTg AGCATATGCTGTTTTATGCAAGTGAGAAATATCCACTAGAGGACAGTTACTCTAAGTACATTATTGAG CATGGGGGCAGTACCAATGCTTTTACGGCGTCGGACCACACCAACTATCATTTTGATGTTAACAGTGATTGTTTTGAAGATGCTCTGGACAG ATTTGCACAGTTCTTTATCAAACCGTTGATGTCAGCGGATGCAACCATTAGGGAAATTAAGGCTGTTGATTCTG aaaatcaaaaaaacttaCTGTCTGATGGTTGGAGAATAAACCAG CTTCAGAAACATTTAAGTGAGGAAGGCCACCCATACCATAAATTCAGTACAG GGAATTGGGACACTTTGGAAGTTcagccaaaagaaaagggactGGATACAAGACTTGAGCTTATAAAGCTCTACGAAGAAAATTATTCAGCCAACCTCATGAACTTGGTAATATATGCAAAAG AAAGCCTTGATAAAATACAAAGCCTTGTCGAGGACAAGTTCCAGGAAATTCGAAATAATGATAAGAGCTGTTTCTCTTTTCCTGGTCAGCCTTGCTCCTCGGAACATTTACAG ATACTTGTTAGAACTGTCCCGATAAAACAAGGTCACAAATTGAGAATTGTTTGGCCTATAACTCCGGGCATTCTTCACTACAAGGAAGGACCATGCAGCTATCTTGGCCACCTGATTGGCCATGAAGGAGAAGGATCTTTGTTTTATGTCTTGAAAACCTTAG gatGGGCCACTGATTTATATGCTGGTGAAGTAGATGGGACGACAGAGTTCTCTTTCTTCACTGTAGTAATTAATCTTACTGATGCTGGCCATG AGCACATGCAAGATGTTGTTGGACTGTTATTCAAATACATTCACCTCTTGCAGCAGTCTGGTGTTTGCAAATGGATATTTGATGAG CTTGCAGCTGTTTGTGAGACATCATTCCACTATCAAGACAAAACCCCTCCAAGTAGTTATGTTGTCCGGATTGCATCCAATATGCAG CTATATCCTCAAAAAGATTGGCTGGTGCGATCCTCCTTGCCTTCTAATTTCAGTCCAAGCATAATACAGACAGTACTTAATCAACTTTCTCCAGACAATGTTCG AATCTTTTGGGAATCGAAGAAATTTGAAGGGCAAACTGCAATGACTGAGCCATGGTACAAAACTGCATACAGTGTTGAGAAAATCACTGGCTCCATGATCCAG GAATGGATGCTATTTGCTCCCAATGAAGATTTGCATCTGCCAGCGCCTAATGTATTCATACCTACTGACTTATCACTTAAGGATGCACAAGAGAAG GTCAAATTCCCAGTTCTCTTAAGAAAgtcatcctcttcatcactaTGGTACAAGCCTGACACGATGTTCTCTACTCCTAAAGCTTATGTTAAGATAGATTTCAACTGCCCCTTTGCTAGCAGCTCTCCTGAGACTGAAGTTCTTACTGACATTTTTGCGCGGTTGTTGATGGATGACCTGAATGATTATG CTTATTATGCACAGGTTGCTGGTCTATATTATGACATAAGCAAGACAGATAGTGGTTTTCAG gtCACTGTTGTTGGTTACAACCACAAACTGAGGATCTTGTTGGAAACtgttattgaaaaaatttcaaattttaaagtgAAGCCCGACAGATTTTCTGTGATCAAG GAAATGGTGACAAAGGAGTATGGAAATTTGAAGTTCCAGCAGCCCTATCAGCAGGCTATGTACTATTCTTATCTCTTACTACAGGATCAAACATGGCCTTGGATGGAAGAACTGGAAATACTTCCTCATCTTCAGGCTGAAGATCTTGCTAAGTTTATTCCATTGATGCTTTCAAGAGCCTTCTTAGAGTGCTATATAGCAG GTAATATTGAACGCAGCGAGGCAGAGTCAATGATTCTGCATATTGAAGATGTTTTTAATGAGGGTCCAGACCCTATATGCCAACCCTTATTCCCGTCCCAGCATTTAACAAGTAGAGTTATCAAGCTTGAAAGGGGCGTCAATTATTTGTATCCAATTGAAGGCTTAAATCCAGATGATGAGAATTCTGCTCTGGTGCATTACATACAG GTTCATCGAGATGATTTTACATTGAATGTGAAACTTCAACTTTTTGCTTTAACTGCAAAGCAGCCAGCTTTCCACCAGCTTAGATCTGTTGAGCAACTTGGGTACATTACTGTTCTCATGCAGAG AAATGACTCTGGTATTCGTGGAGTGCAGTTTATCATTCAATCTACAGTGAAG GGTCCCGGACAAATTGATTTGAGAGTTGAGGCATTCCTCAAGATGTTTGAAACTAAACTTTATGAGATGACCAATGATGAATTCAAG AGTAACGTGAATGCTTTGATAGATATGAAACTTGAGAAGCACAAGAATTTAAGAGAAGAATCTGCATTTTTCTGGCGAGAGATTTCTGATGGGACCCTGAAGTTTGATAGGCGAGAATGCGAG GTGGCCGCATTAAAACAACTCACACAACAGGACTTGATAGATTTCTTTGATGAACATGTAAAAGTCGGTGCACCTCGGAAGAGGACATTAAGCGTGCGGGTTTACGGGAAACTGCATTCATGTGAGTACCCATCAGACAAAAGCCAACAGCTTCCGCCCAACGCAGTTCAAATAGAAGATATTTTCAGTTTCAGAAGATCACAGCCTCTTTATGGTTCTTTTAAAGGAGGCTTTGGTCACATGAAGCTGTAG
- the LOC118053175 gene encoding insulin-degrading enzyme-like 1, peroxisomal isoform X1 codes for MEIVKARTDKREYKRIVLPNALQVLLISDPDTDKCAASMNVSVGSFSDPDGLEGLAHFLEHMLFYASEKYPLEDSYSKYIIEHGGSTNAFTASDHTNYHFDVNSDCFEDALDRFAQFFIKPLMSADATIREIKAVDSENQKNLLSDGWRINQLQKHLSEEGHPYHKFSTGNWDTLEVQPKEKGLDTRLELIKLYEENYSANLMNLVIYAKESLDKIQSLVEDKFQEIRNNDKSCFSFPGQPCSSEHLQILVRTVPIKQGHKLRIVWPITPGILHYKEGPCSYLGHLIGHEGEGSLFYVLKTLGWATDLYAGEVDGTTEFSFFTVVINLTDAGHEHMQDVVGLLFKYIHLLQQSGVCKWIFDELAAVCETSFHYQDKTPPSSYVVRIASNMQLYPQKDWLVRSSLPSNFSPSIIQTVLNQLSPDNVRIFWESKKFEGQTAMTEPWYKTAYSVEKITGSMIQEWMLFAPNEDLHLPAPNVFIPTDLSLKDAQEKQVKFPVLLRKSSSSSLWYKPDTMFSTPKAYVKIDFNCPFASSSPETEVLTDIFARLLMDDLNDYAYYAQVAGLYYDISKTDSGFQVTVVGYNHKLRILLETVIEKISNFKVKPDRFSVIKEMVTKEYGNLKFQQPYQQAMYYSYLLLQDQTWPWMEELEILPHLQAEDLAKFIPLMLSRAFLECYIAGNIERSEAESMILHIEDVFNEGPDPICQPLFPSQHLTSRVIKLERGVNYLYPIEGLNPDDENSALVHYIQVHRDDFTLNVKLQLFALTAKQPAFHQLRSVEQLGYITVLMQRNDSGIRGVQFIIQSTVKGPGQIDLRVEAFLKMFETKLYEMTNDEFKSNVNALIDMKLEKHKNLREESAFFWREISDGTLKFDRRECEVAALKQLTQQDLIDFFDEHVKVGAPRKRTLSVRVYGKLHSCEYPSDKSQQLPPNAVQIEDIFSFRRSQPLYGSFKGGFGHMKL; via the exons ATGGAGATAGTGAAGGCAAGGACTGATAAGCGAGAATACAAGAGAATTGTTCTTCCAAATGCTCTCCAAGTCCTTCTCATTAGCGATCCCGACACCGATAAG TGTGCGGCTTCTATGAATGTCAGTGTTGGTTCTTTCAGTGATCCTGATGGTCTTGAAGGACTCGCTCATTTTCTTg AGCATATGCTGTTTTATGCAAGTGAGAAATATCCACTAGAGGACAGTTACTCTAAGTACATTATTGAG CATGGGGGCAGTACCAATGCTTTTACGGCGTCGGACCACACCAACTATCATTTTGATGTTAACAGTGATTGTTTTGAAGATGCTCTGGACAG ATTTGCACAGTTCTTTATCAAACCGTTGATGTCAGCGGATGCAACCATTAGGGAAATTAAGGCTGTTGATTCTG aaaatcaaaaaaacttaCTGTCTGATGGTTGGAGAATAAACCAG CTTCAGAAACATTTAAGTGAGGAAGGCCACCCATACCATAAATTCAGTACAG GGAATTGGGACACTTTGGAAGTTcagccaaaagaaaagggactGGATACAAGACTTGAGCTTATAAAGCTCTACGAAGAAAATTATTCAGCCAACCTCATGAACTTGGTAATATATGCAAAAG AAAGCCTTGATAAAATACAAAGCCTTGTCGAGGACAAGTTCCAGGAAATTCGAAATAATGATAAGAGCTGTTTCTCTTTTCCTGGTCAGCCTTGCTCCTCGGAACATTTACAG ATACTTGTTAGAACTGTCCCGATAAAACAAGGTCACAAATTGAGAATTGTTTGGCCTATAACTCCGGGCATTCTTCACTACAAGGAAGGACCATGCAGCTATCTTGGCCACCTGATTGGCCATGAAGGAGAAGGATCTTTGTTTTATGTCTTGAAAACCTTAG gatGGGCCACTGATTTATATGCTGGTGAAGTAGATGGGACGACAGAGTTCTCTTTCTTCACTGTAGTAATTAATCTTACTGATGCTGGCCATG AGCACATGCAAGATGTTGTTGGACTGTTATTCAAATACATTCACCTCTTGCAGCAGTCTGGTGTTTGCAAATGGATATTTGATGAG CTTGCAGCTGTTTGTGAGACATCATTCCACTATCAAGACAAAACCCCTCCAAGTAGTTATGTTGTCCGGATTGCATCCAATATGCAG CTATATCCTCAAAAAGATTGGCTGGTGCGATCCTCCTTGCCTTCTAATTTCAGTCCAAGCATAATACAGACAGTACTTAATCAACTTTCTCCAGACAATGTTCG AATCTTTTGGGAATCGAAGAAATTTGAAGGGCAAACTGCAATGACTGAGCCATGGTACAAAACTGCATACAGTGTTGAGAAAATCACTGGCTCCATGATCCAG GAATGGATGCTATTTGCTCCCAATGAAGATTTGCATCTGCCAGCGCCTAATGTATTCATACCTACTGACTTATCACTTAAGGATGCACAAGAGAAG CAGGTCAAATTCCCAGTTCTCTTAAGAAAgtcatcctcttcatcactaTGGTACAAGCCTGACACGATGTTCTCTACTCCTAAAGCTTATGTTAAGATAGATTTCAACTGCCCCTTTGCTAGCAGCTCTCCTGAGACTGAAGTTCTTACTGACATTTTTGCGCGGTTGTTGATGGATGACCTGAATGATTATG CTTATTATGCACAGGTTGCTGGTCTATATTATGACATAAGCAAGACAGATAGTGGTTTTCAG gtCACTGTTGTTGGTTACAACCACAAACTGAGGATCTTGTTGGAAACtgttattgaaaaaatttcaaattttaaagtgAAGCCCGACAGATTTTCTGTGATCAAG GAAATGGTGACAAAGGAGTATGGAAATTTGAAGTTCCAGCAGCCCTATCAGCAGGCTATGTACTATTCTTATCTCTTACTACAGGATCAAACATGGCCTTGGATGGAAGAACTGGAAATACTTCCTCATCTTCAGGCTGAAGATCTTGCTAAGTTTATTCCATTGATGCTTTCAAGAGCCTTCTTAGAGTGCTATATAGCAG GTAATATTGAACGCAGCGAGGCAGAGTCAATGATTCTGCATATTGAAGATGTTTTTAATGAGGGTCCAGACCCTATATGCCAACCCTTATTCCCGTCCCAGCATTTAACAAGTAGAGTTATCAAGCTTGAAAGGGGCGTCAATTATTTGTATCCAATTGAAGGCTTAAATCCAGATGATGAGAATTCTGCTCTGGTGCATTACATACAG GTTCATCGAGATGATTTTACATTGAATGTGAAACTTCAACTTTTTGCTTTAACTGCAAAGCAGCCAGCTTTCCACCAGCTTAGATCTGTTGAGCAACTTGGGTACATTACTGTTCTCATGCAGAG AAATGACTCTGGTATTCGTGGAGTGCAGTTTATCATTCAATCTACAGTGAAG GGTCCCGGACAAATTGATTTGAGAGTTGAGGCATTCCTCAAGATGTTTGAAACTAAACTTTATGAGATGACCAATGATGAATTCAAG AGTAACGTGAATGCTTTGATAGATATGAAACTTGAGAAGCACAAGAATTTAAGAGAAGAATCTGCATTTTTCTGGCGAGAGATTTCTGATGGGACCCTGAAGTTTGATAGGCGAGAATGCGAG GTGGCCGCATTAAAACAACTCACACAACAGGACTTGATAGATTTCTTTGATGAACATGTAAAAGTCGGTGCACCTCGGAAGAGGACATTAAGCGTGCGGGTTTACGGGAAACTGCATTCATGTGAGTACCCATCAGACAAAAGCCAACAGCTTCCGCCCAACGCAGTTCAAATAGAAGATATTTTCAGTTTCAGAAGATCACAGCCTCTTTATGGTTCTTTTAAAGGAGGCTTTGGTCACATGAAGCTGTAG